In Candidatus Desulfofervidus auxilii, one genomic interval encodes:
- the recJ gene encoding single-stranded-DNA-specific exonuclease RecJ, translated as MELEWCLPSHDESCVEHLAKTLNIPLPIAKILFNRGITEIEQAYRFLYPRLKHLYDPWSLKDMNKAIKRIHQAIIKQEKVVIYGDYDVDGLAGTAILYLFLSPLIKNLIYYIPHRIKEGYALNIEAIKRFKAADVNLIITTDCGISNNEEIQFAQKNGIDVIVTDHHEVPASLPPAYALINPKQPNCLFPFKELAGVGVAFNLLIALRQFLHNQGFWPTGKIPNLKNYLDLVALGTIADMVPLIDENRVLVKSGLEVLAQTNRLGLKALKDTTGLNQNINVRNVSFRLIPRLNVAGRISSPDTALRLLLTKEEQEARSLAETLHALNQERQRIEEKILQEAQAEFEKTNHSVLAGNWHSGVIGIVAARMVDILRKPVLLIGLENGRGRGSGRSIDGCDLFAALSQCAEYLDSYGGHKLAAGFSITEDNLEKFIQAFEQITQSMLKECKQPRFYIDAKINLGGLTPQFVKYLSLLSPHGIGNPEPTFLSDVLEVKQSNIVNEKHLRLLVSQENLTFEAIGFNLSFLYPPPSPLQMVFIPYEDHWRGETRVKLKIQDLKSV; from the coding sequence ATGGAGTTAGAGTGGTGTTTACCTTCACATGATGAAAGCTGCGTTGAGCATCTGGCAAAAACACTCAATATTCCTCTTCCTATTGCCAAAATTCTTTTTAATAGAGGGATAACCGAGATTGAGCAAGCCTATCGTTTTCTTTACCCCCGTTTAAAACATCTTTATGATCCTTGGTCTTTAAAAGATATGAATAAGGCCATTAAAAGGATCCATCAAGCCATAATAAAACAAGAAAAGGTAGTGATTTATGGAGATTATGATGTAGATGGTTTGGCTGGGACCGCTATTTTATATTTATTTTTATCTCCGCTTATAAAAAATCTCATTTATTATATTCCCCATCGTATAAAAGAAGGATATGCCCTAAATATAGAGGCCATAAAGAGATTTAAGGCGGCAGATGTCAACTTGATTATAACTACTGATTGCGGCATAAGTAATAATGAAGAGATTCAGTTCGCTCAAAAAAATGGAATTGATGTAATTGTCACTGACCACCATGAAGTGCCTGCTTCTCTGCCTCCTGCTTATGCTCTAATCAATCCCAAACAACCTAATTGTTTGTTCCCTTTTAAAGAATTAGCCGGTGTGGGAGTGGCCTTTAATTTACTAATCGCTTTACGCCAATTCTTACATAACCAGGGGTTTTGGCCAACAGGAAAGATACCTAATTTAAAGAATTATTTGGACTTGGTAGCTTTGGGCACCATAGCTGACATGGTTCCACTAATAGATGAAAACAGGGTTTTGGTTAAATCAGGATTAGAAGTTCTAGCCCAAACAAACCGATTGGGTCTAAAGGCCTTAAAAGATACCACTGGTTTAAACCAGAATATAAATGTAAGAAATGTTAGCTTCAGGCTCATTCCTAGATTAAATGTAGCAGGTCGTATTTCTTCTCCTGACACAGCATTAAGATTATTACTTACCAAAGAAGAACAAGAGGCTCGAAGTTTGGCTGAAACATTGCATGCACTAAATCAAGAACGTCAAAGGATAGAAGAAAAAATTTTGCAGGAGGCCCAAGCAGAATTTGAAAAGACCAATCATAGTGTTTTAGCAGGGAATTGGCATTCAGGCGTAATCGGTATTGTGGCCGCAAGAATGGTGGACATACTTAGAAAACCTGTCCTACTGATTGGTTTGGAGAATGGAAGAGGAAGAGGGTCAGGAAGAAGTATTGATGGGTGCGATTTATTTGCTGCCCTTTCTCAATGTGCAGAATATTTGGATTCTTATGGTGGTCATAAATTAGCAGCCGGGTTTAGTATTACAGAGGATAACTTAGAAAAATTTATCCAAGCCTTTGAACAGATAACCCAGTCTATGCTTAAGGAATGCAAACAGCCTAGGTTTTACATAGATGCAAAGATAAATTTAGGGGGTTTAACTCCTCAATTTGTAAAATATCTTTCTCTTTTATCCCCTCATGGCATAGGTAATCCTGAACCTACCTTTCTTTCAGATGTCTTAGAAGTTAAGCAATCTAATATTGTAAATGAAAAGCATTTAAGGCTC
- a CDS encoding extracellular matrix/biofilm biosynthesis regulator RemA family protein, which yields MGVKLLSVGFGNTVVVNRVVAVLAPNSSPMKRLRGEAQKNGRLVDATFGRKTRSIIITDSNHVILSSIQAETIAQRLASFCDEK from the coding sequence ATGGGAGTCAAACTTTTAAGTGTGGGTTTTGGTAATACAGTGGTGGTGAATCGGGTTGTGGCTGTCTTAGCACCTAATTCCTCCCCAATGAAACGCTTGCGTGGAGAAGCTCAAAAAAATGGGCGTTTAGTGGATGCTACTTTTGGTAGAAAGACGCGTTCTATTATTATTACTGATAGTAATCACGTAATTCTCTCCTCCATTCAAGCGGAGACTATAGCCCAAAGATTAGCTTCATTTTGTGATGAAAAATAA
- the gmk gene encoding guanylate kinase, producing the protein MKNKGDIFVISAPSGTGKTTLVRLLLSRFPTLSFSISYTTRLPRPGEVNGQHYFFVSEKEFKKSIAKGEMLEWAKVYGHYYGTPLTFVQEKIAAGKDIVLDIDIQGAQAVKKKMPEAILIFLIPPSWNELQRRIISRSSDSPEEIKKRLEAAKKEILAAREFDYIVINDVLEDALKELVSIIQATKARANKRWPEIKRLLQA; encoded by the coding sequence ATGAAAAATAAGGGTGATATATTTGTTATTTCTGCTCCTTCGGGCACAGGTAAGACTACCTTGGTTCGCCTTTTGCTTTCGCGTTTTCCAACGCTTAGTTTTTCCATTTCTTATACCACCCGTTTACCTAGACCGGGTGAGGTGAATGGTCAACACTATTTTTTTGTAAGTGAGAAGGAATTTAAAAAGAGCATTGCTAAAGGGGAAATGCTTGAATGGGCAAAAGTTTATGGACACTATTACGGCACCCCTTTAACTTTTGTGCAAGAAAAAATAGCTGCGGGAAAGGATATAGTTTTAGATATAGATATTCAAGGGGCGCAAGCAGTTAAAAAAAAGATGCCTGAAGCCATCCTAATTTTTCTTATTCCACCTTCATGGAATGAGCTTCAAAGAAGAATTATTAGTCGTTCAAGTGATTCTCCAGAAGAAATAAAAAAAAGATTAGAGGCAGCTAAAAAGGAAATCTTGGCAGCCAGAGAATTTGATTATATTGTCATAAATGATGTCTTAGAAGATGCTTTAAAAGAATTGGTCTCCATTATCCAGGCCACCAAAGCCAGGGCTAATAAGCGTTGGCCAGAGATAAAAAGGTTATTGCAAGCTTAA